The segment GGACCACTGAGCAACGGTCCAGTTCTTCTCCTTGGCCCAGGAAAGACTCTTCTGATGTTGCCTCTGCTTCAGGACACCATGAATGAGACTCTTTGAGTCCATTTCCTGTGGTGGTTCTTTTTGCTCCGACTTGAGCCTCAGTCCTTGTGGAGTTTCCTCAAGGCTGTTGTCGTCCCTGCTGCTTGTTCACCTTCTCCGTCCACACTTCCCTCCGTCAAGTCAACGTTCCGTGAACGCGCTTTGAAGCAGCATTCCGTGATCAATGATCTTCTGTGTCTTCCCCTGCTTCTGCAGGAGGTCCCTGAGAGTCCTCTGGACAACTGACAGTACTCCTGGCCTTGCTGAATAACAAGTGTATCTTTATCCATCACCTTATTAAGTGTAATCTAATAATCAGCAGAGAGCATAAACggcatgacttttttttggctctgTTTTCAGTTGATCTTGTTACCTACATCACAAGATTCCAGTGGGACATGGCAAAATATCCCATCAAACAGTCACTTAAAAACATCTCTGAAATCATCTCAAAGGTGGGTTTCTCATGTTGGGAATCTTCTAGTATTGGTCAATATCTAAATACATGAAAGTGTGCGTACTTCTTCTCTTTGTGATAGTGGTTAGCCATCTATTTCCCCTTCTCCATGTAGCCGTGTGTGTTAAAGCGCATGTTAATCGCACATTCtctcaaacatgtttttgatCTTTTACAGCAAGTAAGCCAGATTGACAATGACTTGAAGACCAGAGCATCTGCATATAACAGCCTGAAGGGTAATCTGCAGAATTTAGAGAGGAAGAATGCGTGAGTAATCCATGTAGAAATGGGCTGTCTGGTTTATCGGCCATCTTGACCTTATAATGACGTGTTATGTGCCGCATACTCCCATCTTCGTCATTGACcatgtttccatagcaacataGTCTAAAAAATTCACTGCAATTCTAAGGTGCGCTATCAATAATAtgaatgtgatgttttattgcGCTCCTGTTTTCTGCCACCAGGGGGAGTCTACTGACCAGGAGCCTAGCCGACATAGTCAAGAAGGAAGACTTCATACTTAATTCAGAGTACCTCGTCACTCTGCTGGTGGTCGTACCAAAGTGAGTATAACTTGTCTAGTATGGCAGGTAGTTAAAAAATGTCTGGATCTATATAATGCAATCTGGAACATTTAGCATGAGACGATGACTCGTTATCTTCAAACACTTTGTTTGCTCAGGACAGCGTATGCTGATTGGCAGAAAGCATACGAGACACTGGCTGAAATGGTGGTCCCCCGATCCTCACAGTAAGTGATGCGATAAAACGCTGGCTATCGCCGTGGTTATGGATCACGAATCATTGCAGCAGAAGAGCAAgtgcttgtcttttttttttttttttttttacagcctaCTTTTTGAAGACAATGATAGTGGCCTGTTCAGTGTCACTCTATTTCTGAAAGCCATGGACGACTTCAAACACAAAGCCAGAGAGAACAAGTAAGAGTAACACTGAGGTAACAAACACTGCCCTGCACTGGACAGACTCACACAGCAGTGAAGATTCTCATTCAGGGCAGGGTAGATCTCCGTGTTCAGTAAAGTCAACCGGAATTctaggaaaagcttgaagacgttTTGCCTCTCATCTCGGAGGCTTCTTCCGTTCTGAGGCTCCAGGCGCTCCAACTGAACTACCAAAGAACTGAAGAGGCCTCTTTGATgggaggtgaaacgtcttcaagcttttcctacgACTCCAGTAGACGTTACTCTGATCTGTCTGCATGAGAGCACATTCTCGAGGAGCTGGGCTGCGAGTGGGAATAAAAGTAGCTCAACCAACTGCAGTGAACAAATGAAGCTGATTCAGTCCCTCTTCATCGTCTTTTCAGGTTCATAGTGAGAGACTTCCTGTATaatgaagaggagatgaaggcagacaaagaggagatgaCGCGACTCTCCACTGACAAGAAGAAGCAGTTTGTAAGTGATGGAGCGTGAAAGAACTTGCTGCCTCAGCATGCTCACACGTTTGTGGTTTTGTAGGAGCCACGAAATCAAAAACTCATTGTCACAAACAAAAGTTTGACTTAAATTATGCCATGGATCAGTAAACATTACAGAGAGAAGGGCGTCACTTTATTTCACAGAACATTTTTAATATGGTAATGGTATTGATTTTTTACGTTTTTCAAGATATAGATTATGGAGCAGTCCAACACCTGATAATTTTataatttcattatttcaatCATTTTAAAGGAAGGTTTGCTGGATCCtctcattttcatgttttatttttttattgaatgcatagttgttgttgttttttttttactgtgggTTTGCTTAATGTTTTCTGCCTTGGAAACAATAGATTGAAAAGCTTGTAGCAGTATGAGATATTCACactaaacattaaaaaaaattcttagAGAACAGAAAGCCATTGGCCAAATTAGGTTTTGATTATcaacacagaaaaatatatatatttttctcaatAATTGCAAATGCATGGTCCTCTCAGATTCAAGGCTGACTGATTCTAAAAAAGGTACAACCCTAATCTGTATCTGTTCCCTGCAGGGCCCACTTGTCCGGTGGCTGAAGGTGAACTTTGGGGAAGCCTTCATTGCCTGGATCCATATCAAAGCATTAAGGGTCTTTGTGGAATCCGTTTTAAGGTATCGccttctttaaataaaaagcctAATAGTCATCTTTCATTGTTGGAGTGACGTGTCTTGGACGTTTCCCTCTAGATATGGGCTGCCGGTGAACTTTCAGGCCATGCTCCTGCAGCCAAACAGGAAGACTATGAAGAAGCTGAGGGAGGTGCTCAATGACCTGTACAAACATCTGGACAGCAGTGCAGCAGCTATCATTGATGTGAGTGCTCTGATGATAGGATATGATCTATAGCAGGACAATTACGTTAAAGAGATACATGTACATAAGGAACTTACTGACAGATATTTTATACGATAAAAACGGTATACTAATACTGAATAACACGACTAATGTCATCTCAGTAAGTAATTCATCCATAGTTGAAATACAAATGCACCATATTATATAATACCTCTCTGACGTCATTTAGAAATGGTGAAATGTTGTAGCTTTGAATTATTACTATTTTAGATTGCATATATAGATGTGGCAGGTTGCTCCACTGGAGAAGACGACATTAACTACACCAAACCgtggatttatttcatttcctaaATCCACTGATTCCTTCTAAGTAGGTTGCTACTAGAAAAGTGGGACAATGAATTATACTCTAACAACGCTTGCGAAAGATTAATGTGGTtgattcttttctctttttttttgctgtgtgtaCTATGAGCACACAATGCATTATAATG is part of the Brachionichthys hirsutus isolate HB-005 unplaced genomic scaffold, CSIRO-AGI_Bhir_v1 contig_485, whole genome shotgun sequence genome and harbors:
- the LOC137916028 gene encoding V-type proton ATPase subunit C 1-A-like, whose product is MTEFWLISAPGEKTCQQTWDKMMASTTRTNNLSVNHKFSIPDLKVGTLDVLVGLSDELAKLDTFVESVVKKVAQYMADVLEDSRDKVQENLLANGVDLVTYITRFQWDMAKYPIKQSLKNISEIISKQVSQIDNDLKTRASAYNSLKGNLQNLERKNAGSLLTRSLADIVKKEDFILNSEYLVTLLVVVPKTAYADWQKAYETLAEMVVPRSSHLLFEDNDSGLFSVTLFLKAMDDFKHKARENKFIVRDFLYNEEEMKADKEEMTRLSTDKKKQFGPLVRWLKVNFGEAFIAWIHIKALRVFVESVLRYGLPVNFQAMLLQPNRKTMKKLREVLNDLYKHLDSSAAAIIDSAMDIPGLNLSQQDYYPYVYYKIDCSLLDFKA